Below is a genomic region from Desulfobacter sp..
TATTTAAAGAAATGACTGAGGCGTTCCCAGTTGTTCCGCCAGGATTTTATCACAATCGGGTATTTGTCATTCCATTTATTTTCCAAGATATCCAGTTCTTCTTCGGCCAGATCCTTATTGACCGCTTTATAAACACGTTTTAGATCTGCCATAAATTCCTTTTTATTTTTGGAACCAACGTATTTCAATGAATTTCGGATCTGGTGGACTACGCAGAGTTGAACTTCTGTGTCCGGGAATATGGTCTCAATGGCCTCGGGAAAACCTTTTAGACCATCAACACAGGCAATCAGGATATCTTTTACCCCTCGGTTTGAAAGGTCTGTTAACACCTGCAGCCAGAAGTTCGCACCCTCATTCTCGGATATGTACAGCCCAAGAACCTCTTTGCGGCCCTCGATATTCACCCCAAGAATTGTGTAAACGGCTTTGCTGCCGACCTTTCCGTTTTCTCGTACTTTATAATGTATGGCATCAAGCCATACGATTGGGTACACATTTTCCAACGGCCTGGCCTGCCATTCTTTGACGGTATGGATGATTTTATCGGTAATGGTGCTCAGAGTGGCATTTGAAATCTCAAGTCCATAGATTTCCTGTAAATGGGAAGCCATATCATTATAACTCATGCCCAGGCCGTAAAGGGCTATTATCTTTCTTTCAATTTCATCGCTGAGCGTTGTCTGATGTTTTTTGACGATCTGTGGAGAGAAGGTTCCGGCCCTGTCACGCGGGGTTTCCAGCTCAAATTTACCATCCAGGGATTTAATGGTCTTTTTGCTTTTTCCATTACGGCGGTTGGCAGAAACTTCCTGCCCGAGATGGGACTCCAACTCTCCTTCAAGAGCAGCTTCAGCAAGATTTTTGATTAATGATGTAAGGACGCCGCCCTTACCTGTGAAGGGTTTACCTTCCTGGATGCCTTTAAGGGCTTTTTGAAAATCAAATTCGGTGTTTTCTTCGGTCATGTCAGTTCTCCTTATTTAGCTGAGTATATCAGCTTTCATTCAACTGACACAGAATTTTGAACGCCCTCTTTACGCCTGAACGATCTCTTTGTCCTGGAAATATTTTTTGCAACAGAACCCAAAATAATCCCGTTCCGTCTTGATAGCCTTACTGTTTCTGCCTCTACAAAGCTTCTGGACGGCCTGTACCACCTCAATCGCCTTTCCCTTCAGCAGAAGACCTCGCTGCTTCGATACCCAGCGTTTGCGTTCCTTGGATGACCAGGTCTTCCTTAAGCCTGCTACTGTACCCAGATGCTCAACTGCATGGTAGAAATCGAGAAGTTCATACACACGCTCAGGAGCCAAACCCAATGCTTTTAGCAGTCCGGGGATTCGATTCCAAATCCAATGTGCCCCATCTGCAACAAACAGTATTTTGTCTGAGTTCTGAATATGAAGGGAGTTCAAATAACCCTTTAACAAGTGGAATACACCATCCGGTCCATTGAAACAGCCATCAATAAATGGTGAAAAGCTTTTTTCTTGTTTTCCATGGGCGTCCACTACATAAATGATCAAAAGCTTGGGTTCTCGCCATGCCCCACGAAATCG
It encodes:
- a CDS encoding IS256 family transposase → MTEENTEFDFQKALKGIQEGKPFTGKGGVLTSLIKNLAEAALEGELESHLGQEVSANRRNGKSKKTIKSLDGKFELETPRDRAGTFSPQIVKKHQTTLSDEIERKIIALYGLGMSYNDMASHLQEIYGLEISNATLSTITDKIIHTVKEWQARPLENVYPIVWLDAIHYKVRENGKVGSKAVYTILGVNIEGRKEVLGLYISENEGANFWLQVLTDLSNRGVKDILIACVDGLKGFPEAIETIFPDTEVQLCVVHQIRNSLKYVGSKNKKEFMADLKRVYKAVNKDLAEEELDILENKWNDKYPIVIKSWRNNWERLSHFFKYPEEIRRIIYTTNTIEAVHRQFRKLTKTKGSFPNQDSLLKLLYMGIQNASKKWTMPIQNWSLTISQLAIFFEGRLDKELGI